The Scophthalmus maximus strain ysfricsl-2021 chromosome 7, ASM2237912v1, whole genome shotgun sequence genome includes a window with the following:
- the hsp90b1 gene encoding endoplasmin, producing the protein MKRVWLIGVLCALLAFAAVKAEDELDVDGTVEDDLGKSRDGSRTDDEAVQREEEAIQLDGLNAAQIKELREKSEKHVFQAEVNRMMKLIINSLYKNKEIFLRELISNASDALDKIRLLSLTNEEAMAANEELTIKIKSDKEKNMLHITDTGVGMTKEDLVKNLGTIAKSGTSEFLNKMTEMQTEGQAEGHSTSELIGQFGVGFYSAFLVADKVIVTSKHNNGTQHIWESDSNQFSVIEDPRGDTLGRGTTISLVLKEEASDYLELETIKNLVRKYSQFINFPIYVWASKTETVEEPIDEDAEAAEEPEKEAAEDEAEVEEEEEDKDKPKTKKVEKTVWDWELMNDIKPIWQRPAKEVEEDEYKAFYKTFSKDSDDPLSHIHFTAEGEVTFRSILFVPTSAPRGLFDEYGSKKNDYIKLFVRRVFITDDFNDMMPKYLNFVKGVVDSDDLPLNVSRETLQQHKLLKVIRKKLVRKTLDMIKKIAEEHYNDKFWKEFGTNIKLGVIEDHSNRTRLAKLLRFQTSNSDTTVASLEQYVERMKEKQDKIYFMAGTSRKEAESSPFVERLLKKGYEVIYLTEPVDEYCIQALPEFDGKRFQNVAKEGVKFDESDKAKESREVLEKEYEPLTTWLKDKALKDKIEKAIISQRLTKSPCALVASQYGWSGNMERIMKAQAYQTGKDISTNYYASQKKTLEINPKHPLIKQILNTVSNDAEDQTAADLAMVLFETATLRSGYQLTDTKAYGERIERMLRLSMNVPLDEQIDEEPEEEPEEEPEEEPAEDEVEDNEAKEEIVDEEDDEESTKTDKDEL; encoded by the exons ATGAAACGAGTTTGGCTGATCGGTGTCCTTTGCGCACTCTTAGCCTTTG CTGCTGTGAAGGCAGAAGATGAGCTGGACGTGGACGGTACAGTCGAGGACGACCTGGGTAAAAGCAGGGATGGCTCCAGGACAGATGATGAGGCGGTGCAGAG agaggaggaggctaTCCAGCTAGATGGGCTGAATGCAGCTCAGATCAAGGAACTGAGAGAAAAGTCAGAAAAACATGTCTTTCAGGCTGAAGTCAACCGTATGATGAAGCTCATTATCAACTCCCTCTACAAGAACAAGGAG ATCTTCCTTAGGGAGCTCATTTCCAATGCCTCAGATGCTCTGGATAAGATCCGCTTGTTGTCTCTAACCAATGAAGAGGCAATGGCTGCCAATGAAGAGCTGACCATCAAAATTAAA TCTGATAAAGAGAAGAACATGCTCCACATCACTGATACTGGTGTTGGAATGACCAAGGAGGACCTGGTGAAGAATTTGGGCACCATTGCCAAATCCGGCACCAGCGAGTTCCTCAACAAGATGACGGAGATGCAGACTGAGGGACAGGCTGAGGGACACTCTACGTCAGAGCTGATTGGCCAGTTTGGTGTGGGTTTCTACTCTGCTTTCCTCGTTGCAGACAAAGTCATTGTGACATCAAAGCACAACAATGGCACGCAGCACATCTGGGAGTCTGACTCTAATCAGTTCTCTGTCATCGAGGACCCACGAGGGGACACACTGGGCAGAGGAACCACCATCTC GCTGGTCCTGAAAGAGGAGGCCTCAGACTATCTGGAGCTGGAGACCATCAAGAACCTCGTCAGGAAATACTCTCAGTTCATCAACTTCCCCATCTACGTTTGGGCCAGCAAG ACTGAGACAGTTGAGGAGCCCATTGACGAAGACgctgaggcagcagaggaaccagagaaGGAAGCAGCTGAAGACGAGGCTGAggtagaagaagaggaggaggacaaagacaagCCAAAGACAAAGAAG GTTGAGAAGACCGTGTGGGACTGGGAACTGATGAATGATATCAAGCCCATCTGGCAGAGACCAGCTAAAGAGGTTGAGGAGGACGAATACAAGGCTTTCTACAAGACATTCTCCAAG GACAGTGACGACCCCCTGTCCCACATCCACTTCACAGCTGAGGGTGAGGTGACTTTCAGGTCCATCCTTTTCGTGCCCACCTCAGCTCCCCGCGGCCTGTTTGACGAGTACGGCTCCAAGAAGAACGACTACATCAAG CTGTTTGTCAGGAGAGTTTTCATCACGGACGACTTCAACGACATGATGCCCAAGTACCTGAACTTCGTCAAGGGAGTG gTTGACTCCGATGACCTCCCCTTGAATGTGTCCAGAGagactctgcagcagcacaaactgCTCAAG GTTATACGTAAGAAACTGGTGCGTAAGACTTTGGACATGATCAAGAAGATCGCAGAGGAACACTACAATGATAAGTTCTGGAAGGAGTTTGGAACCAACATCAAGCTGGGTGTCATTGAGGATCACTCCAACAGGACCCGTCTGGCCAAGCTCCTGCGCTTCCAGACCTCCAACAGTGACACGACTGTGGCTAGTCTGGAGCAGTATGTGGAGCGCATGAAGGAGAAGCAGGACAAGATCTACTTCATGGCTGGTACCAGCAGGAAGGAG GCTGAGTCTTCTCCCTTCGTTGAGAGGCTGCTGAAGAAGGGCTATGAGGTGATCTACCTGACAGAGCCTGTGGATGAGTACTGCATCCAGGCACTGCCCGAGTTTGATGGGAAACGTTTCCAGAACGTGGCAAAGGAGGGCGTGAAATTTGACGAGAGTGACAAGGCCAAGGAAAGTAGGGAGGTCCTCGAGAAGGAGTATGAACCTCTTACCACTTGGCTGAAGGACAAGGCCCTGAAGGACAAG ATTGAGAAGGCCATCATCAGTCAGAGGCTGACTAAATCACCCTGCGCGCTGGTTGCCAGCCAGTACGGCTGGtcaggaaacatggagaggatcATGAAGGCGCAAGCTTACCAGACAGGGAAAGACATTTCCACAAA CTACTACGCCAGTCAGAAGAAAACGTTAGAAATCAACCCCAAACACCCTCTCATCAAGCAGATTCTCAACACAGTCAGT AATGACGCTGAGGACCAGACTGCGGCAGATCTGGCCATGGTTTTGTTTGAGACAGCCACGCTGCGCTCAGGCTACCAGCTGACTGACACAAAGGCTTATGGAGAAAGGATAGAGCGCATGCTTCGACTCAGCATGAACGTACCTCTGGACGAACAG ATTGACGAAGAACCAGAGGAGGAGCcggaagaggagccagaggaagaGCCAGCAGAGGACGAGGTGGAAGATAatgaagcaaaagaagaaattgtagatgaggaagatgatgaagaatcG